Within Takifugu rubripes chromosome 20, fTakRub1.2, whole genome shotgun sequence, the genomic segment CACGCACATGGAGGGTTTTCTCTGGATTGTATGTTTCCATGGGAAACAGACGTGCACTGTGGTAGCAGCTTGATCGGCCCACGATGAAGCTGCAGCCGTACCGAAGAAGGACGGGGAATCTCTTACTATAAAAATTTATCCAGTGCTGTATTTaatgaaatataaatattatagttaaaaaataagaaaacataTACCTACCTCGCTTTTGAGGCCTTGGACGTCAGGATAAACTACTGTTGTCTGAATTGTCCACGTGCTCTTCTGTTGCTGGAGCAACCAGGCGGTTATATGAGAAAGCCAGCATTATCTGTAGAAGACAGTCTGAGTTATGAAGTGGTGAAAAGGCTGGAAGGTGTGACGATAAATCAATCATTGTTTGAGCACACCTTTTAATGAAGGTGAATTAggtgaaattatttttttttaatgagaaataTTTTAAACCAGATGAGTGAATGTtactaaaaaaaatccatcaataaaacaatgaaaacacaaatttatTTTGAGGAGACACCAAACACGCAGAACTATGCCGCCACTTGAGGAGAAGCTGCCTGTTTTAACCCGATTCTCTCACCCTGCAATCAAATGGCTTATTTTTGTTAAATACCATTAGTAGTGCCAGCAGAGCCATCATCACCCCCATCATGATGTACAGGTTATCCGTCAGACCTCCGGCCCAGAGAGGGCCCAGGATGGTCGCCAGTCCTCCCACAGAGCGTCGCACTCCCTGACTGAGACCTGCAAATGAATGCGTGACAGCTTTGTCGACATAAAGTGCATTTAGGATGGTCGCACGTATCCGCGATGCCTGGGTGAGCCGGATCCAGGCCGGGCACTTCCCATCCTCACCTTGTGTTTTCTCCGCAGTGACCTTGGAGAAGAGCGAGACCTGTGCCACCGCCACAAACGGCAAGCccaaaacctgcagaaacactCCGATGATGAACTCAGTCAGCATCCACGTGAAGTCACCTGCACAAACGAAAGCAGAAAAATCAATCAAGTATCCAACATGCCAACATATTTATATGGATGCAACCAGTTAGAGCCAACCAAAGCATGAGACGCGAACCTAAAGGCTTAGCCATGAAGATGAGGCACCAGATGCCAGAGACGTTACAGATTGCTAAGCCAATGGCCAGCACGACCCGCTCGGCCACGCGGCGGCTCAGCCAGCGCACAAACAGGAAGCCGGCGATCACCTCTATGCCGCAGAGGCAGTACATGATGCTGTTCTCCAGCTCCCCGTATCCAAAGAACTTCTGGGTGAGCGGAGTCACCATAGTCTGGAGAGGAGATAACGGCACGGAACCATTAACAGACGGCGTGCGTGACATCAGGCGTGACGGTTACATATCTGCGTCTCGACTGAACCTCCAGTGCCGTCTGATTGAAGAGTGTGATGAACTGGGCGGCCAGAAGCACGATCACCTCCTCTCTCAGGAACTctacagacagtcagacacttTAGGTTTAATTTAGAGAAGTGTAAAATTATGAGGCCACGTGGCTGTCGCCCACCCACCTCGCGATGAGAAGAAACCAGGACCGGAAGATGTATAGGAGACTTGTGGCTTTGGGGAGGGCGGGGAGGTGTGATTCAACGATGCGTTTAAGGCCGTCTGGCTGTTGGCTGGTACAACAGAGCCATAGGAGCCCACCAGCTCCTGGGAGGTGATCAGCGGCTTTTCCTCGTCagtgtcttcttcttcttcttcttcttcttctcggcCTTTGCCGTCCTCAGCATCTGTGCCACCGTGCAGAACCCTCTCTTTGACCTTTGCACTCTCTTGAAGCGGAAGGTCCCAGTACAGGAAGATCACGACCAGTTGAAGGAGAAACCACAGCACGCACATGAACAGCTGCCAAGGGGAAAGGAGAGTATTATCTGGACAAGGAAAAGGCCTCAAAAACCTGAAACATCATCACACCAAAGATATTTTATTCCTCACCCCTGGTGCCGTATATTTATTGACCACAAAGGGACCAAGGTGGAAGTCACACAGCCTTAAAAAGATGTTAAATGCTGGTCCTGTGATGAAGAGTAGATAAATATTTTGACCAACTTTAATTCAGAATTCCTAAAACGTGTTTGGAAtgtgccactagagggcagcaaagaGAAAACTTTCATGTGGACACATCTTTTGACTAGTTTGACAAATATTACACACAAAAGGTTTACAGGAAGGATTAGTCAACAGAAATCAGCAGAGCACGCACCAATCAGAAGGCCAGCTTGTCGACATGCCATCACAGCAGCAAATACAGTGGCCCGGTCCTCGGGGGCAGTGCTTCTGGTCAAGAAGCCAAAGATGGACGAGCCCGCACCCGTGCCAATGCCTGCAGGAAAGACAAATAGGGCTCAGTTCCAGCAGTCATACAATGAGATTAAAACAGAGTGAATGTGAGACTTTTTTCCGTCACTCTATTTTGTAAACCTTGGTCATACTGTCAGAACAAGCAGAATTTTCCAACATTTGCAACATTTGCTATTATTATCCACACTAATTTACAATATCAACCAGAATTGCTTGAAATAATGTATAATTGAGAAACATGTCTCAGTCTGGGCTCCAAGTCAGGTTTTTGTTCACATGAGTCACGATTCACGGCAACTAAACCGGTGACAACACTGGAGATAGGGGACAAATGCACCTTTCTACTCTGTTGAGTCACCATCAGACTTTCCAGTGTTGCACAAGAGGAACACTTTGCTTGCATTTACAATTGAAAACCTTTCTTAATATCACCAACTCACCTGCCACCAACCTGCTTGACAGCAAAAGCCACTTGGAGAAGCCCATAAAGTACATGAAATTACctgcagagcaaaaaaaaaaaaggagacatgACTACTTATTCTacacaaatacaaaacacaCCTTTTAAGACCAGAGTCTTACCTAGTATTTCAAAAAGGTTGGCAAATAAAATGATCTTCTTGGTAGTCCTGGTTCTGTCGGACCAGTGGCCAAAAATTGGTCCGGATAGGAGGCCACTAAAGCTGAATGCTGACAGGGCTAATCCCAGAAAGTAGGGAGGAGCCTCTAAAGTCTGCAAGTACCTCCATACTGTAGGCAATATtacagctggaacacagaagaATATTAGTTTAGACAAAGATGCTCATCCTTGTTCTGATGTGCTTTCTGCTGCCATCTGGTGGTGAGTGTGCAACACTGAGTAGAAAATGAAGTTGCTGTATCTGTTGAGTGaagcaacagagcagcttccAAGATTGCTAGAAGGTTTATTTCTCAGGCAGTTTGGTAAACGTGACTTATTTGGCCAtatctaaattaaataaaaatcagtCATACACTTGTTTAGGTCAAGGATTAAATAACTGTCACTGAGAGAACTATTTGATTCAGGTGTAAGACAGCATCTTATCAGCACCAACCAACTGTAGATGGATAAAGAAAACCAGTCTTTTTGGTTTCGAGTTTAAATCTGTAACTTAATATTGCAGATCTCATTGATGACTTGATGATTAAAGGTACTTTTCTAATGTCGTTAAAATACCTATGAAATAAGTAACATTCCTTTCAACAACAAAAGAGCAACATTGCATAAATACATAATAACCATcaattttttgtgattttttgcCAATTCTATCTTTTTCATCCTAAAAAATGAAACCATGTCGCTGAACAAGTCAGTCAAAATGTGAATGGacaaaagtctttaaaatgtctgtctgactgagcTGCACTAAACAATAGTTCATTTAGGGTCCCAGCAGAAGAGCTTTTCAATTAAGCCTTCAGTGTCTCAAATTAagacacacattttaaaaaggggAAGTAAATGATATCATGTGAATGAtattagatttttttcccctgctcaTATATTTTAACTCAATCACCTGAGTTCACTTCCAAGAAGAGACTGTGCTCTTTAAAAGTGTCTGTCCTGCTTTAAAATCTCATTTTTCAGTAATCAGGGTTTGGAGGGATTAATTGATCCAAACTAACCATCACCAATCACTAAATCGGTGAGTTGTGTGACGACAATGAGGAAAACTCTGCCTTTATTTGGTCTGTGACCCACTGGTGGCTACAGCTTCACATAGAAGTCAATGCTGAACACGACGTTTACTCTAATTAAATCTCACCATATTCCACGCCGCTTAGCAGAAAAATCAGACCGATGGTAAAGAACGTCagctttctcttcttctggtcATCCATTTCGCTCCAATCGTCCTTCGTTCACGTCTAAACTGGAGACGAACTTCATGGTTCTTGCGCCCACACGTCCAGCCGGGATCCTCTGCGGAACGCTGACATAATCTCGACTGCGGCGTCTCCAATTAAAACGGACCGCGCGGACGCGACACCAAACCGCGACAGATTCGAAATACCCCCAGTGATTTTCCAGCTCCCCGCAGCCAGGGTGCGTGAGCAGGTCTGCCCAGAGAACTCCCTGCCAAGGTATGCGGGACTGGAACCTCTAACCTGTTTTCAGATTTCACACGACTGGGAGATGCGCAGCGCCTCTGGGTGACGTCACTTCCGGGAAGCGATGCTCACCTTTGGGAGTAAAACGTGTCTGTGAGATTCACGACTTTTATTGCTATTCATAGAATATACAAGGCCAAAATGTATTCTATGGAACATTTTTGTAGATGAAACTGCAGCAACTTGTTATACTTTTTTTTCTACCGTCGGAGATTAAATTTtaaatcacaatttttaaaagaattgaAATTTGAATGGTATGAAAAACAGATcagaaaaatgggattttccTTAATGTGTTCCTGTTATATGTGTTAAAGAGCATTCAGGACATCATTTTAAGCATTCTTCAAAATTGTGTCAACAAAAAGCAGGGTTATCAGTCGATGCAAATCAATGACAACAAATTATAAAACCTTTCAGGACTTTTTGCAACTGTCTTTCTTAGTGAATCTATTGATGAATTGAGTAAATGTCAGGTCAGTCCAGTGAAAATAGATGTGAGGTGCTGCGCTCGTACTATTCATCACTAATTAAGCTATAAATTCTCCATTTCTCTTGTAGAGTCCAGAAACTCAATTGTGAATTTATTTACATAATATAGGAGCTACAGACACATTACAAAAATTGCAAGCTGTAAATCATCACTGGAACCCAAGTTTTTCTGTGACCATTAACTTGTAGTGACTGATATTTTTGCCCCACCTTTGGAATACAGGCTGTTTGTGCAAACTATGTCATTTGTTTGGAGAGTTCCTTGCCATCCTGTGACATTCATTAAATCCATTAAATCTGGGTTGCACAAAGAAGCTGCCTGGTAGGCAGTAATTCAATTTTGTAACGAGCATCCAGTTGTAGCTTGCTGCAATCCGATAAAGTGAGTTTCAGCCTCTGAAAGCAATTTCTACAAGCTGGGAGACATTTTTCTGCTACAAATTCCGGCCTATTTAAATGTTTCTTCAGGTTGTTGGTTCTAGAACTAGTTTTCTTGTTCATCCTTATCTCAAATAAGACAATTTCTTATTTTAAGCAAATATAAAAATGAGCAATTATAATAAGCAAATATAAAAATTGAAAAggagtgtttaaaaaaatatttctttacaGTAGTCCATTTCCTCAAAAGGCTGGAAAAATGCGCTGTGGCAGTTTACTCCAGACTTTATAGGCCAAATGTTTTCCCATCACACATGGTGTGATTAGAGCCGACCTTGAAGCTCTGAAGGTTGTTGGGATCACCCCGCAGCCTCATGAGGAGCCCGATGTAAGAAACGTAAGCAGAGCTGAAATGAAGATGCAAAATATCTGCCGAGGGGGTAAAAGGTCAACCCACTAATGCTTCTTCATTAGATTGGATACAGGAGTTACCTCTAGCTCTTCCACTTAATAAACCTACTCTAAAACTTGCATTTCAAGCCAAATATACCTTGCTTCATTTCAATACAGGACGCCTGGATGACGAACACCCACCTGGATGCTCATCCCTGTGCTGATGTGCCTTCTGCTCCCCTCTGGTGGTAATGAAGAAGCATCAGTGAGTGTACTTACTTGTATTCGACGCTCTTCCTACTGACGGGCTCGTGTAGTCCTGCTGGCTGCTCTGTTGTGGCTCTGACGGGGCAATTTGGGATGAGGAGCTTGGGCCTCCAGCGTCTCCTCTGTCCCCATTTGTAGGAGAACGGGGGATCAAGTCACGAAGACTTTTCTGGGAGACTGAGACGACTCCATTCACCTAATATCCAAACATGGTAAATGTCCTTATGAGAGGGCAGCCAAATGATCCACATCCTGAGGAGCAAATCTACACCATAACAGACAGATGGGCTTCATTCCAATCACAAATAATGTTCTATAAAAAGCAAAGGTTCCTATTCTTCTTTTATActtgaagtaaaaaaaaataaattgaatttaaataacAAGCTTAAGCAGTGAAGTGCAGCCCTGGaactatttttcttttattaagaTATAATTTATTCTTTTCTAGAGTCCAGAAACCcaatttttaaactttttacaTATTGTAGGAGCTGCTGACACATTACATTACAAACATCACAAGCTATAAATCAGCACTGTAACAAGTTTTTCTGCCACCATTGACCTAGTGATTGATATTTTGGAATACAGGCTGTTCATGCAAACTATGTCATTTGTCTACAAGTCATTTGGAGAGTTCCTGCCCATCCTGTGACATTCATTACATTCCAGTAAATCTGGGTTGCCCACAGAAGCTATCTGATAGACTGTAATTCAAGTTTGTACCAAGCAACCAGCTGCAGCTTGCTGCAATCCAAGAAAGTGAGTTTCAGTCTGAAGAATGCTGAGTGAAAGCAATTTCCACGCTGTGAGAAGTTTTTTTTGTGCTGCAAATGATGACTTAAGTTTCTTTGGGTTGTTGCTTttagactctttttttttaaatccttaaTCTCAaaaattttaaagaaaacctGTTATTTTAAGTACCATTTTAATACTTAAAGAAATACAAAATTGAAAAggagtgtttaaaaaaatatttatttacagtaGTCAATTTCCTCAAAAGGCTGGAAAAACTAAACGTTTTTAATCAGCCATGTATCCTGTATGAGCTGTGGCAGTTTACTGCAGACTTGTGGTCAAAAGTTTTCCCATCAGAAGGTCAAGCGTTGGGTGAGTAGAGTTGGGGCTTAGAAGGCCAGTTTCTTCATGAGAAGGTAGACTCTGGAGTCCACCTCGAAACCGTGAAGGTTGTTGGCATCACCCTGCAGCCTCATGAGGAGGCCGCCGTAAGAAATGTAAGCAGagctaaaatgaaaaagacGCATAACAGCTGTCAGGAAAATCCCAGCTAATGCATTCTGTGGTTGCATACTGTATTCCGCTAGTTACTCACAGACGGGTGGCTGCTTCTGTGGACGTCTCATCGCCCTCTATCTTGTAAACCTTCCCATACATCACATAATCAAACTGGTCAGCTCTGGAAACGTGAACAGCAGAAAGACGAGCATAAAGTTACTTGCTTGAATCATTCCACAAATGTCATTATGTAAAAAGATGGTTCACCTCGATGGTCGATCATCTGTAGGGTTGTACTCTCCATCATCAGGCGTTCCATCTTCATATAATGTGCTGGCAATTACCAGTCTGAATTTATCACCTTAATCAATAGAACACTAATAAATAACTTAATTCATGGAGGGTTTCTTTGTTCCAATAATTTATCACCAAGAAGGAAACctaaatatattaaatacaaTATATAAGATGTTATTAACTGCAAATTAAGATAGGTTTCATCTTAAGAAATGTACACAAATAAGAGGTAGCCTACCGAGATCAACTGGATATATCTGAATATTTACGTCCAAGATGAGGTCCATCTTAAAGGATTCACTTTCACAATGTAGACGAGACACTGGTGGGGGAAATCAACTGACATTTAGttaatgtaaaagaaatgaCTAACCTAAACGCCACAGTTTGTGCGCACTAAATGAATATATAAAAGGAAAGACAGAATATTGGCAGAATATTGTCCATACATATTATAATTGAGATTATGTATAATTGTAATATGgtaccattttttcccccattattAATCATCCCAACTATCAAGTGAGAGGCGATTAggaaaaaatgcatttaactgCTAGCTAATTGTATATTTTTCATTCAACACACCTCTGTCAAACTTTTTGCCATCAGGATCGATATCTTTTACATCGAAGATATCCTCAAACAGAATTCCAGCCATCCTTGACTTCCTCTAAGACCTTGGAGATGGGCGAAAGGATGAGTTTaaaaggtaaaacaaaaaagtgaCATGAAAAACTAACATTTTGACTCCATTCAAATGGATTCAACTAACTGTAGGGAATGTGTGATTTGCAGccaaacatcagtttaaaaaaacaaaacacttagCTACGAAGAAATAAAcggtttatttatttcaattagAGGTTATTTTGCAAAGGAAATATTACTGGGTAGGCGGCGTGTTCTGTTTTATCACTAGCCTAACCAATCGTTGCAGAGTTAAGATCACATTGTATTCACCTAAACCTAGactataatttatttattttttaaaagcaacatttttatGTGATACGTTAATTATCTTTACAAACGATTCTCTCACAACAATAAATTCAGTAGGCAGGCTAGCCGCTAACTTTAGCTTGTATCCAAATCAAATGCTGCCATACCTCAAAcgggatttgtttttttgttttgtaccGTGCACACACAAGCGTCTCGCTTACGGGTTCCGTTTATGGAATTTTGAATGAATTCTTTTATATAGCTaacagaaacaaaacattaTTCTTTACTAAAGAAATGGACTAAACCGCCAGGAACAACGTGCTTAACCTTTGACAGCAAAACTGCTTCCGGCCGAAAATGAAAACGCGTCATTAAACAATATGAGGTCTAAAGGACAGATCTACAAAAATGTTTCTGCTGCATTGATTTCAAAATATTGAGGAATAAATTTAGAATCTAACTTTGTAACGTGTCTCTCTGGATAAATATGTTGATTTAATACGAGGtgaatggaaaaaacaaaaataatttgcCAAAGTTAACGACGTGCCAAAGCATTTCTTTACGACACTTAGCACCACTTTTCGGTCTTCATTCCCAACCGTGTGGTTGCTAAGGTGTTACAGCGTCCTTTGGTTGCTAACTAATGGTTAGTTGTTTAATATGAGTGGACCGACGGGTTTAAATCTCGCCGTAAAACGAGGGTAAACGTTTAAATTCCGAACGAACACGACAGAGAGATGTACACTGATTTCACAAGCTATATCATGCTTGAATAAGGTAAGAAAATATAAACCAAATTAAATTTCTCTCACTAAGTTAGCTTGTTTGTTAGCATTGGTAGGTTATTTGGTTATGCGCTTGCCACAGTTAAACTACCCTAAATATCAATTGAATGCTATAATgacaacattttaaaaccacaATAGCAGTTTTCGATAACTTTAAAGGGCAGGTATTTATGAGCTGTAGCTTGTTGTTGATGTAGCGTGGTTTATCATAGAGCTAATGACGTAGACACAATTGGTATTTAAACGTGCTTTTCCATATAACTACTATCTAAGCCTTATAAATTAAAACCATTTAGAGAATCAAACACCCGAATTTCTTTTTTATCATAGCGAACAATTTTTGTGAATAAGTCTAACGTGGCATCAATAAACATTATTTCTATGGATGTCCAGCTGATTGCTTTTATTGCTATGCCTCCATGCTGTTGTAATGGAAGCTCTACTGATTCTGAGTAATTCAAGCTTATATAGGTGCCGATATCATAAATGGCTTTCTTTGCAGAAAGTTGGAAGACATAATTAGTCTTAAATGAGCTGAAATTTACTTACTGATAATAGCTTGAACTGTCATCACTATATTGGAGTACTGGAGCCACACTTAatataaaaaccaaaaactttGTTTTTTCAGATTGAATGCATTCAAATGAGTGCCAGGGAGGCAACCACAATGGGAGATATTTTGGCCGCTGAGGCCAATATTCTTGGGATGATAAAGGAGGtaaattcaattttaaaatgcattcgcttaaaaaaactttttaaaaaatcacaaTTTACAATTGTGCTTTTTCTGCAAAAGTTAACCACGTAGCTtgtcttgtgtttgtgttagtATCTTAAGTTTGAGGAGTTTGATGAGACCattcacatttttgaaaaagagTGCAAGAACAAAGGAAAGCTTGTTTCAAAACCTCAGGGAAGTGCTTTCAGAGACTCAAAGTCTCACACCATTCAGGTAAATAATGCCCTTTGGATCCAGTTTGTTTTGGACACCTAATAATGTTTGATAAGGCTGAGCAGCAATTTATGATGGATGTCAcaattaattttaataattttaataatttaattttacATATTTGGGTTGCATTCTGAGAACCTTTTATTGTCAGTTCTTGATTATCAACTTATTCCCCCTTATTCACACTTTTGTAGAAGAACTTCATTGAGTGTTTTGATGATGGAGACCACAAAGTCTTCTATGAACTGTGGGCAGACAGTATCCCGCCTGAGGTCATGGATACAGACGCTGAGGCTTTGAGCTTGGAGTTTGACCTCCACATTCACTTCACCATCTATCCATGGAGGAGTCATCTTGCCACATACGTATGGACATCGATCTCTTCACTATTTTAATGCATGTATTTGATTTTGTAGCCCTGCGTTTTTAGATTATTTCTTACAATCCCGTTGACTTTAGAACATTATGTGTTATTTACGCGAATCACCACTAAGCGGTGCTAAAGGCATTTATCCTTTGGGTTGTTGTGCTTTCTCTTTTGGTAAATAATCCTCTCCAGTATTGACAAAGTGTCATAGTCATGGTGACACGCACGCAAGGGTGATGGTTTAAGTAACTGCTGtcctattttttaaaaagtgaagacAGTTTTTACATAACAAGCTTTGCTGAGAGTTTTTTGATGACTAATAAACCTATTTGCTGGCAAATGCATAATGCCTGTCCAGGACCAGGCTGAACTGGAAGAGAGGAGGCACTCATTCAAGCAATACCTGGAGACTCGTGGCACAGTCCTGAGCCAGCACACAAAGTTCCTGCCTTACTATGCTTTGCCTTTCATTTCCAATCCGAGCATCCACCCTTCCTTCAAAACCCTTTTCCAGGTCTGGCACTTTGTCTCATTGAATGTCACAGTTTATTATATTTGCATTGTTCCTGACAGTTTTTCTCATGAACCTGACCTTCGTGTAGGATTCCTGGGCTTTGCAGTTGAAAGATAAACTTAAACAGTTCCTGTCAGCAACACTGAAGCCATCCAACACTCCAAGGCTCCTGAATTTATATGTATCCTTTATATTGTGACCTTTGCACATAAGTAATTACAAATGACACAGGCCAACATTAGAAGTGTGTTTTCCAAGTCTTTGATATACCGGTACTCCCTTTCTACCTTTTAAATCAACCTTTTGATTGTTTGGGTGTTGTCCCACAAAATTCCTTTTGGATTGCAAATGACAGTGTTCAGAACCAGAAAACCACTTTGTAGACTCACCAATGGTCACAAATGTCTCGACTGCAACTGAAAATCAGTTGTTGGGCAAACACAACTAAATCAAGAGAGCAATGATAATAAAGAGGGGTGAGATTTATTCCTTTTTGTGATGCATATTTCAatctaaaaagtaaaatattCCTGCAAATAATTATTCGCACTGTTTTCatgatttaaatatatttatatgccTAAACACATCCTCCTTCATTTACATACAGACTGCACATGCTTGAATGACTCATGCAAACTCTTGAAATTCCGACAAATTGTGAAACAAATGGTGTTGCTTTTACTGGAAACCCAGTTCAGCTTCTCAATAAACATATACCAGCTGGGCAGACCAGGAGCAAATTACATTGTTGTGTGAACACAAAGGAAAAGGTTATAAAACTAATATGACACTGAGAGAACATGTCATTGCAGATGGCTCTGGCTGCTCACATCTTATCCACTGAAAGGTTGGTTTACCCACCCAAAACGCTTCATCGCTCTCATGTTAAAACGCCTTTCATTGATCACATGTCAGAACTCAAATCTCTTAACGGGACAAAAGAGAATATGGTAATCTCAAACAAATGGTTTCTTTGGGGATTTTACAAAGGCAAACAGGATGTGTCAAACAATTTGTGTTTGTCTTATATGCTTTCACCCTTTTGCAAATAACGTAGCTTttgaggaggacaaagagacaCGGAAACATATGCAACATAAATGTTTGCACTTAAGTACTACTGCATATTCTTTAACAGGTATCATTCAGAAGGAGGCAGGACAGAGTACAAATGGTAATTATCCCTTAAATAATGATCCTTCTTTCATCAGTGTACTGTATATCTATCAGATTGTCTTTATTTCATCTTAAAACATCATAAAACCATTCAGATATTCATAATAGTTAACCATTACCTTTTATATAGAGTAATCTGTTTAATAATTaagctttaaaataatcatACTGTCAGATTTCTAACCTTTCAGCGAGTTAGGAAAATGTTCAATCCAGGGCCTATTTCCCCCTATAGGAACTTATAACCATTGCACTGCTGGTTATGAAGCATCTACCGTTTATCTGGAATCATCAATCATCATCAATCGGGATTTTTTACAGGCATcatcttgtgtgtttgtgtatctgCACAGAGGTTTTACAGCAGTTACAACTTCAGCTAATGGAATCAGAACGCCGCAATGCTGATTATGTGCAGAGGTTTCAAAAGATGCAGGCCGACTACTGCAACCTGACAGAAACCACAGCAGAGCTGGTTGATGCTCTGGAAGCCACCATCAGCGGAAAGACGGTGGGTTTCAAACAGTGTTTCCGCTCCCTGACATTATACATGTAGAACGAATTGTCCTTCTTTTCCATATTCTTACACCCATTCTTAGATTATTTGTGTATCAAAGCTCTGGGCCTGCTGTGCATTTACAGATCTCTCCTGAGTACATACAGAGCGTGTACGTGCAGCTGTTCAGCAGCCAGATGAGGCAGAGCACTGACTTCACCAGGCCTGGCACTGTGAgcatctttctcttctctcctcaccCACTACAACAAATTCACTAACAAACCCATCCATTGTTGACAAAATCTGAAAGTGTTGAGACATAGGCCACATTCATAGTGTcataaaagacatttaaaatggaaaccTGTAGGAACAGGCCTTACAATCCTGAAGAATCACACTTGCTGTCAGTGACATTCATAGTGATGCTGGACT encodes:
- the polr2h gene encoding DNA-directed RNA polymerases I, II, and III subunit RPABC3, producing MAGILFEDIFDVKDIDPDGKKFDRVSRLHCESESFKMDLILDVNIQIYPVDLGDKFRLVIASTLYEDGTPDDGEYNPTDDRPSRADQFDYVMYGKVYKIEGDETSTEAATRLSAYISYGGLLMRLQGDANNLHGFEVDSRVYLLMKKLAF
- the mfsd8l1 gene encoding major facilitator superfamily domain-containing protein 8, whose translation is MDDQKKRKLTFFTIGLIFLLSGVEYAVILPTVWRYLQTLEAPPYFLGLALSAFSFSGLLSGPIFGHWSDRTRTTKKIILFANLFEILGNFMYFMGFSKWLLLSSRLVAGIGTGAGSSIFGFLTRSTAPEDRATVFAAVMACRQAGLLIGPAFNIFLRLCDFHLGPFVVNKYTAPGLFMCVLWFLLQLVVIFLYWDLPLQESAKVKERVLHGGTDAEDGKGREEEEEEEEDTDEEKPLITSQELVGSYGSVVPANSQTALNASLNHTSPPSPKPQVSYTSSGPGFFSSREFLREEVIVLLAAQFITLFNQTALETMVTPLTQKFFGYGELENSIMYCLCGIEVIAGFLFVRWLSRRVAERVVLAIGLAICNVSGIWCLIFMAKPLGDFTWMLTEFIIGVFLQVLGLPFVAVAQVSLFSKVTAEKTQGLSQGVRRSVGGLATILGPLWAGGLTDNLYIMMGVMMALLALLMIMLAFSYNRLVAPATEEHVDNSDNSSLS